One Populus nigra chromosome 16, ddPopNigr1.1, whole genome shotgun sequence genomic window, AGCATTTAAGGAGCAGCAGTGGCAGAAGGCTATTAGCTATTATAACGAAGCTATCAAACTTAATGACAAAAATGCAACATATTACAGTAACAGAGCTGCAGCATATCTTGAACTGggaaggtatttttttattcttgaacaTTGTTGTATAGGTATCTTATTTTACTTGCttgacatattttattttactttcagTTTCCAACATGCTGAAGCAGATTGTTCCAATGCTATCAACCTTGATAAAAAGGTGATTTCTTGctattttttgttagttttgtcATGGATTGCTTGTTATCACTATTTTTCATTAACTACAATGAATTTCTCTTTGAAACTTGCTAATTTGTTAAGGTTTGCTTTATACATCTGAAGCAACGGTTATTCCTGGAGATTTAGTGCACTGTGCTTTAGTTTATTCAGACTACTTTAACATTGGTTCCTGTTTTCCATTTTGTTTCCAGAATGTTAAGGCTTATTTACGAAGAGGGACAGCAAGAGAGATGCTTGGTTACTataaggatgcaattgaaggtgAGTCAATCCATCACATTACAAGTTTCTTCGAGTAGATTTATTCTTTGTTTCATCTTTTCATCTGTAATATGTTAGCTGCTTGCTCCCTGGCTTTGGTCAAATCCAGGTGCCATGTCAACAGAGAAGAGGATAATTTAAATGGGCCCAAATTAAACATTGTtggtttcaattaaaaagaggacagtttttatttttgaagggGTGATAtgccaaatatatatttgtctTTGGAATTTGTCTGATCCATATCTTCCAGTTATTTATAATCTTACCGCGTGACCCCACTGGATTAATGAAACCTTTTATTCTTGCAGATTTCAAATATGCCCTGGTGCTTGAGCCAACTAATAAAAGAGCATCCCTTTCTGCTGAAAGATTGCAGAAAGTTTTTGCAGCAGGTTATTGAAGTAAAACCAATAGTTTCCGGGAGGGGAGAAGTTTAAAATTTAGCAGTCTCATACATCAAAGCTTCGGTTGGTGGCTCTATGCCAATGACCCCCAGTTAAGTAGCTGATACTTGATAGATGCCAATTTATGCCTGATTTTTCCATGGGGCCTTTTTTGCTTGTAGAATTTGTGGTAGAACACCTTAGGAGCTCTGAAGAAATTGTTGCCAAAACCTGTAATTATAGTccaattttgtttgtttaaataTTCTACAACAGGCATGCAATTCTCGTTTTGAGGGGagattttttgcttgaaatttgGATCTAGATCTTCCCCAACTATTATTCTCCTAGTGCATTATTCCATCACTCACATAAAAGGAGAGAACCATTAATAGATTCCACTTCTATATGATAGAAACGAGCTCTGTGCATGAGAGAATGGGACCTTTTAGTTTCCTCAGCAGGAAATGATGGACCTACTCCTGGTGTAGTTGGAAATACAACCCTATGGATTCTCACGGTTGCTGCTAGCGCCATCAGCAGGGATTTTCCATCTAATGTCTTCGTGGGAAGTAACAAACAATACAAGGGCCTGAGTTTCAATGCTAATACTCAACCTGCTGGGAAGTTTTACCCCTTGATCAATTCAATGGATGTTAAAGCTGCCAATGTCTACAGTGACCAGGCAAGATTTTGCCTTGTTGGATCTCTTGATGCAATGAAAGCGAGAAAAAATTGTACTCGCAATGAACACCATGATGAAGAAAAGGGTTCGGTGGTTCTTCAAGCTAGTGGTATGGGGTTGATACTTGCTAATCCATTGAATTACTCGTCGTATCATGACTTCGGTACAATAAACTagatttctagtttttctaaAGAATAGGTGTATAATGACTTCGGTACAATAAACTAGAACTagatttctagtttttctaaAGAGTAGAGGAATCGGTCGACCGGTTAAAACAAGGAAATCAGTCTATCAGTTGAGAACTAGTTAAGTTGGTATAATTACTTTTCCTGATCATATTAGGTTTTTCTatgtttagtttaatttttttatttatctaagaCTTTAAACCTATAAATAAGCTTGTAATTAGAAGTATAAATATAATAGTAGAGAGAAAAAGgtgaatataagaaaaaaaacacttaatacaATGTATGTTCCcatcaaatttctttttattctttagcTTTGTGATTTAGCATTATTTGATGTATTCGTGTGAAAGCTTGGCTAAGTTTTCAAGATGTGTGGGAAACGGttgaaaaaaatctttgaagaGCTTGTAGAAGGAGTGATGTTGATTTTAGTCCAAATGGAGGCTGTGTCAAAGACACGAAAGGAAGGATCAACAAGCATTCACAATCATCCACCAATGTCTGGATGATATCATTTT contains:
- the LOC133675764 gene encoding subtilisin-like protease SBT5.3, translating into MREWDLLVSSAGNDGPTPGVVGNTTLWILTVAASAISRDFPSNVFVGSNKQYKGLSFNANTQPAGKFYPLINSMDVKAANVYSDQARFCLVGSLDAMKARKNCTRNEHHDEEKGSVVLQASGMGLILANPLNYSSCIMTSVQ